A DNA window from Brassica napus cultivar Da-Ae chromosome C1, Da-Ae, whole genome shotgun sequence contains the following coding sequences:
- the LOC106418059 gene encoding small polypeptide DEVIL 22 → MAEFFFKKKKLMAEFKIKFNKGHAFTSKYVSLVKEQRARLYILRRCATMLCCWYIHGDE, encoded by the coding sequence ATGgcagaattttttttcaaaaaaaaaaaactcatggcAGAATTCAAGATAAAATTCAATAAAGGTCATGCCTTTACAAGCAAATACGTATCCTTGGTGAAGGAACAACGAGCTCGTCTCTATATTCTCCGCCGTTGCGCCACCATGCTTTGCTGTTGGTACATCCATGGCGATGAATAG